A single region of the Brachypodium distachyon strain Bd21 chromosome 3, Brachypodium_distachyon_v3.0, whole genome shotgun sequence genome encodes:
- the LOC100837396 gene encoding probable BOI-related E3 ubiquitin-protein ligase 2 — translation MAVQAQYLAHAFPHDPRAIVRQPALDNASVFQLDDRSLAAAVQQQAAAGNTVFSDPRSELTCNQQHNGDTGFFVPRKRARVGGDHGTPPLIMEGQRALLPPVPQARSSSRAVGSGAASTSGRPSVPAVSQGLFVSHLYRQSVEIDALVRLENERLRAGLEEARHRHVRAVVSAVERAAARRMRAADAELQQALGRNAELDEKLRQMGAEGQAWLGIAKSNETVAAGLRATLDQLLQSPPCAEGGGDAEDAQSCCFVSDRGGGGRKACKACGGADACVLLLPCRHLCLCRECEAVAEVCPVCAATKNASLHVLLP, via the exons ATGGCCGTGCAGGCGCAGTACCTCGCCCACGCCTTCCCCCATGACCCCCGCGCCATCGTCAG GCAGCCTGCTCTCGACAACGCCTCGGTGTTTCAGCTGGACGATcgcagcctcgccgccgcggtgcagcagcaggcggcggcgggcaacACGGTGTTTAGCGACCCGCGCAGCGAGCTCACCTGCAACCAACAACACAACGGCGATACCGGTTTCTTCGTGCCGAGGAAGCGTGCGCGGGTGGGCGGCGACCACGGGACGCCGCCTTTGATCATGGAAGGGCAACgcgcgctgctgccgccggtgccgcaggcgcgaagcagcagcagggccgTGGGCTCCGGCGCGGCCTCCACCAGCGGGCGCCCTTCCGTGCCGGCCGTCTCGCAGGGCCTCTTCGTGTCTCATCTCTATCGCCAGAGCGTCGAGATCGACGCGCTCGTCCGCCTCGAG AATGAGAGGCTGCGGGCGGGCctggaggaggcgcggcatcGGCACGTCCGCGCGGTCGTGTCTGCCGTGGAGCGcgccgcggcgcggcggatGCGTGCTGCGGACGCCGAGCTGCAGCAGGCGCTGGGCCGCAACGCCGAGCTGGACGAGAAGCTCCGGCAGATGGGCGCCGAGGGGCAGGCCTGGCTCGGCATCGCCAAGAGCAACGAGACCGtggccgccggcctccgcgcCACGCTGGACCAGCTCCTGCAGTCGCCGCCCTGCGCCGAGGGGGGcggcgacgccgaggacgcgcAGTCGTGCTGCTTCGTGAGtgaccgaggaggaggagggaggaaagCGTGCAaggcgtgcggcggcgcggacgcgtgcgtgctgctgctgccgtgccgGCACCTGTGCCTGTGCCGCGAGTGCGAAGCGGTGGCCGAGGTGTGCCCCGTGTGCGCGGCCACCAAGAACGCCTCGCTCCACGTTCTCCTCCCCTGA